A region from the Felis catus isolate Fca126 chromosome F1, F.catus_Fca126_mat1.0, whole genome shotgun sequence genome encodes:
- the LOC101097542 gene encoding olfactory receptor 10X1-like, producing MKANQTVLKEFILVGFSSYPHVRTFLFVLFFGLYLLTLTGNLAILGLTWADRSLHTPMYLFLRALSFSETCYTLTIIPKMLADLLTEKRSISVPGCGLQMYFFLGLGGTHCIILTLMGYDRFLAICHPLRYPLLMTNVVCGQLVVSAWAGGFLISVTETALIFGGSFCTPNLIHHFFCHMRAVVRLSCLDSDLTELLVTMISVSGLTGTFLLIVTTYVFILSTVFRIPSAEGKQKAFSTCASHLTVVIVHFGFAAIVYLKPEGSGGDDTLIAVPYTVITPFLSPLIFSLRNRDMKNAFRKLLAKRSFWNT from the coding sequence ATGAAGGCCAACCAGACAGTCCTGAAAGAATTCATTCTTGTGGGCTTCTCCTCGTACCCACACGTGCGGACATTCCTCTTCGTGCTCTTTTTTGGCCTCTACCTTCTCACCCTCACGGGTAACCTGGCCATCCTGGGTCTGACTTGGGCGGACAGATCTCTCCACACCCCTATGTACCTCTTCCTCCGTGCCCTCTCTTTCTCCGAGACCTGCTACACGCTGACCATCATCCCCAAGATGCTGGCAGACCTGCTCACTGAGAAGAGAAGCATTTCAGTCCCGGGGTGTGGCTTGCAGATGTATTTCTTCCTGGGACTTGGTGGCACTCACTGCATCATCCTCACGCTGATGGGATATGATCGCTTTTTGGCCATCTGCCACCCTCTCCGATACCCACTGCTGATGACCAATGTGGTGTGTGGGCAGCTGGTGGTCTCTGCTTGGGCCGGAGGCTTCCTTATCTCTGTGACAGAGACTGCACTGATATTCGGGGGCTCCTTCTGCACCCCCAACCTCATCCACCATTTCTTCTGCCACATGCGGGCCGTGGTGAGGCTGTCCTGTCTAGACAGCGACCTCACCGAACTCCTTGTAACAATGATCTCGGTGTCAGGCTTGACGGGCACCTTCCTGCTCATCGTCACCACTTACGTTTTCATTCTGTCCACTGTCTTCAGGATCCCTTCAGCCGAGGGCAAGCAGAAGGCCTTTTCTACCTGCGCCTCTCACCTCACTGTGGTCATCGTCCACTTTGGCTTCGCGGCTATTGTCTATCTGAAGCCAGAAGGCTCGGGAGGAGATGACACACTCATCGCTGTCCCTTACACCGTCATCACCCCTTTCCTCAGCCCCCTCATTTTCAGCCTCAGGAATAGAGACATGAAGAATGCGTTCAGAAAGCTGCTGGCAAAGAGGAGTTTCTGGAATACGTAA
- the LOC101090249 gene encoding olfactory receptor 10X1-like, which translates to MKANQTVLKDFILVGFSSYPHMRTFLFVLFFGLYLLTLTGNLAILGLTWADRSLHTPMYLFLRALSFSETCYTLTIIPKMLADLLTEKRSISVPGCGLQMCFFLGLGGTNCIILTLMGYDRFLAICHPLRYPLLMTNVVCGQLVVSAWAGGFLISVTETALIFGGSFCTPNLIHHFFCHMRAVVRLSCLDSDLTELVVTMISVSALTGTFLFIVITYVFILSTVFRIPSAEGKQKAFSTCASHLTVVIVHFGFAAIVYLKPEESGGDDTLIAVPYTVITPFLSPLIFSLRNRDMKNAFRKLLAKRSF; encoded by the coding sequence ATGAAGGCCAACCAGACAGTgctgaaagatttcattcttgtggGCTTCTCCTCGTACCCACACATGCGGACATTCCTCTTCGTGCTCTTTTTTGGCCTCTACCTTCTCACCCTCACAGGTAACCTGGCCATCCTGGGTCTAACTTGGGCGGACAGATCTCTCCACACCCCTATGTACCTCTTCCTCCGTGCCCTCTCTTTCTCCGAGACCTGCTACACGCTGACCATCATCCCCAAGATGCTGGCAGACCTGCTCACTGAGAAGAGAAGCATTTCAGTCCCGGGGTGTGGCTTGCAGATGTGTTTCTTCCTGGGACTTGGTGGCACCAACTGCATCATCCTCACACTGATGGGGTACGATCGCTTTCTGGCCATCTGCCACCCTCTCCGATACCCACTGCTGATGACCAATGTGGTGTGTGGGCAGCTGGTGGTCTCTGCTTGGGCCGGAGGCTTCCTTATCTCTGTGACAGAGACTGCACTGATATTCGGGGGCTCCTTCTGCACCCCCAACCTCATCCACCATTTCTTCTGCCACATGCGGGCCGTGGTGAGGCTGTCCTGTCTAGACAGTGACCTCACCGAACTCGTTGTAACAATGATCTCGGTGTCAGCCTTGACGGGTACCTTCCTGTTTATCGTCATTACTTATGTTTTCATTCTGTCCACTGTCTTCAGGATCCCTTCAGCCGAGGGCAAGCAGAAGGCCTTTTCTACCTGCGCCTCTCATCTCACTGTGGTCATCGTCCACTTTGGCTTCGCGGCTATTGTCTATCTGAAGCCAGAAGAGTCGGGAGGAGATGACACACTCATCGCTGTCCCTTACACCGTCATCACCCCTTTCCTCAGCCCCCTCATTTTCAGCCTCAGGAATAGAGACATGAAGAATGCGTTCAGAAAGCTGCTGGCAAAGAGGAGTTTCTGA
- the LOC105261351 gene encoding olfactory receptor 10X1-like, translating into MKANQTVLKEFILVGFSSYPHVRTFLFVLFFGLYLLTLTGNLAILGLTWADRSLHTPMYLFLRALSFSETCYTLTIIPKMLADLLTEKRSISVPGCGLQMYFFLGLGGTHCIILTLMGYDRFLAICHPLRYPLLMTNVVCGQLVVSAWAGGFLISVTETALIFGGSFCNPNLIHHFFCHMQAVVRLSCLDSDLTELVVTMISVSALTGTFLFIVITYVFILSTVFRIPSAEGKQKAFSTCASHLTVVIVHFGFAAIVYLKPEGSGGDDTLIAVPYTVITPFLSPLIFSLRNRDMKNAFRKLLAKRSFWNT; encoded by the coding sequence ATGAAGGCCAACCAGACAGTCCTGAAAGAATTCATTCTTGTGGGCTTCTCCTCATACCCACACGTGCGGACATTCCTCTTCGTGCTCTTTTTTGGCCTCTACCTTCTCACCCTCACGGGTAACCTGGCCATCCTGGGTCTGACTTGGGCGGACAGATCTCTCCACACCCCTATGTACCTCTTCCTCCGTGCCCTCTCTTTCTCCGAGACCTGCTACACGCTGACCATCATCCCCAAGATGCTGGCAGACCTGCTCACTGAGAAGAGAAGCATTTCAGTCCCGGGGTGTGGCTTGCAGATGTATTTCTTCCTGGGACTTGGTGGCACTCACTGCATCATCCTCACGCTGATGGGATACGATCGCTTTCTGGCCATCTGCCACCCTCTCCGATACCCACTACTGATGACCAATGTGGTGTGTGGGCAGCTGGTGGTCTCTGCTTGGGCCGGAGGCTTCCTAATCTCTGTGACAGAGACTGCACTGATATTCGGGGGCTCGTTCTGCAACCCCAACCTCATCCACCATTTCTTCTGCCACATGCAGGCCGTGGTGAGGCTGTCCTGTCTAGACAGCGACCTCACCGAACTCGTTGTAACAATGATCTCGGTGTCAGCCTTGACGGGTACCTTCCTGTTTATCGTCATTACTTATGTTTTCATTCTGTCCACTGTCTTCAGGATCCCTTCAGCCGAGGGCAAGCAGAAGGCCTTTTCTACCTGCGCCTCTCACCTCACTGTGGTCATCGTCCACTTTGGCTTCGCGGCTATTGTCTATCTGAAGCCAGAAGGCTCGGGAGGAGATGACACACTCATCGCTGTCCCTTACACCGTCATCACCCCTTTCCTCAGCCCCCTCATTTTCAGCCTCAGGAATAGAGACATGAAGAATGCGTTCAGAAAGCTGCTGGCAAAGAGGAGTTTCTGGAATACGTAA
- the LOC101089999 gene encoding olfactory receptor 10X1: MKANQSVLKDFILVGFSSYPHVRTFLFVLFFGLYLLTLTGNLAILGLTWVDRSLHTPMYLFLRALSFSETCYTLTIIPKMLADLLTEKRSISVPGCGLQMCFFLGLGGTNCIILTLMGYDRFLAICHPLRYPLLMTNVVCGQLVVSAWAGGFLISVTETALIFGGSFCNPNLIHHFFCHMRAVVRLSCLDSDLTELVVTMVSVSGLMGTFLLIVTTYIFILSTVFRIPSAEGKQKAFSTCASHLTVVIVHFGFAAIVYLKPEGSGGDDTLIAVPYTVITPFLSPLIFSLRNRDMKNAFRKLLAKRSFWNT, from the coding sequence ttcattcttgtggGCTTCTCCTCGTACCCACACGTGCGGACATTCCTCTTCGTGCTCTTTTTTGGCCTCTACCTTCTCACCCTCACGGGTAACCTGGCCATCCTGGGTCTAACTTGGGTGGACAGATCTCTCCACACCCCTATGTACCTCTTCCTCCGTGCCCTCTCTTTCTCCGAGACCTGCTACACGCTGACCATCATCCCCAAGATGCTGGCAGACCTGCTCACTGAGAAGAGAAGCATTTCAGTCCCGGGGTGTGGCTTGCAGATGTGTTTCTTCCTGGGACTTGGTGGCACCAACTGCATCATCCTCACGCTGATGGGGTACGATCGCTTTCTGGCCATCTGCCACCCTCTCCGATACCCACTGCTGATGACCAATGTGGTTTGTGGGCAGCTGGTGGTCTCTGCTTGGGCCGGAGGCTTCCTTATCTCTGTGACAGAGACTGCACTGATATTCGGGGGCTCCTTCTGCAACCCCAACCTCATCCACCATTTCTTCTGCCACATGCGGGCCGTGGTGAGGCTGTCCTGTCTAGACAGTGACCTCACCGAACTCGTTGTAACAATGGTCTCAGTGTCAGGTTTGATGGGTACCTTCCTGCTCATAGTCACCACTTACATTTTCATTCTGTCCACTGTCTTCAGGATCCCTTCAGCCGAGGGCAAGCAGAAGGCTTTTTCTACATGTGCCTCTCATCTGACTGTGGTCATCGTCCACTTTGGCTTCGCGGCTATTGTCTATCTGAAGCCAGAAGGCTCGGGAGGAGATGACACACTCATCGCTGTCCCTTACACCGTCATCACCCCTTTCCTCAGCCCCCTCATTTTCAGCCTCAGGAATAGAGACATGAAGAATGCGTTCAGAAAGCTGCTGGCAAAGAGGAGTTTCTGGAATACGTAA